A single genomic interval of Drosophila virilis strain 15010-1051.87 chromosome 2, Dvir_AGI_RSII-ME, whole genome shotgun sequence harbors:
- the LOC6633200 gene encoding uncharacterized protein isoform X5, with the protein MHWLDGISLDDNLISGRASGSNGDNSDNNQRKSTQSSSPAKSKRRRHAHYKLNSRLDRKSSRGMIYENEELRLRTININAEVERGQSDIKRLRRENEQLRREIWTLRDECDRLNKRFKAKLSEHEYGGCRGSGSSGRRCSGGRGSAGCDGNSDDSDSCDTCRCEDDGHCSDECCQERGSCVSIKQSLPPEEATVKAANDSTSTTKPENQAMHFDHLSVVSEETLSNPEMQLAQQTPEHHLMICTPDLNSSQSTLPSLVGPLTPLTPVEQVANQLNDLQAMVPPLSYFENILSQHMGANTVLTPTPELGTSSSTTTGNTMKHSNGWDYNLQSPFSQRKYSNTSSPSRSPPPPPLTTFVPTSTLQTMPKIALNVPTTNGAGGGGIIETVAITTNGTQQALNSPKHFFAPIKPRLKLNTELANRGQDALPPGSPPPPMEPATPLREPPDIFVNNALASPYKRPGPRLSPQTDSVNLESLLNDIQTISGDILAIQLEKSKSRDNLINGNNDKDKSKPYRSEMNLYLQYDGTNPTISNAATATVTASNASDSSSSHKLSSRTRSLEREHTDSPAPHMPDPMAPFPEKCSYLGFEQLNNQAVAVKQSPSGQKPPVGVKPSLPAKPPPPLPPARRPAVPTEPPPEPPAGLSPNKSHLYKSLATAAAKRAVFRSTPTQLTRSLDVECTADSAAANEEGEDDEEAAKPKGRRVSIVCGDEQPVVNDVAPTAPTATASCGDLTSAAASVLIHPSIKAFRQISHSTPSSPHSSRRRTNSNTMTAGHGEVTGTASAPPSTTHHHHHRKESSDPAPMTATVSRTKCSRRHSEGTVHSVHRISNSSGGAGGHHHHHTHHHQHSSLINSNPHHSHHSHQDSNHETVTSQSDRNSNSFGSSRESSTSFSMRSNRRKISISSHTGGKIPWCGCWGNGCL; encoded by the exons aTTGGATAGAAAGTCATCACGTGGCATGATATACGAAAATGAAGAGCTCAGGTTGCGCACAATCAACATAAATGCGGAAGTCGAGCGAg GTCAATCGGATATCAAACGTTTGCGCCGTGAAAATGAGCAGCTGCGTCGCGAGATCTGGACTCTGCGCGACGAATGCGATCGGCTAAACAAGCGCTTCAAGGCGAAGCTAAGCGAGCACGAGTACGGCGGATGCCGCGGCAGTGGTAGCAGCGGGCGGCGGTGCAGcggcggcagaggcagcgcaGGTTGTGATGGAAACAGTGAT GACTCTGACTCATGTGATACGTGTCGTTGCGAGGACGATGGCCACTGCAGCGACGAGTGCTGCCAGGAGCGTGGTTCCTGTGTGTCTATCAAACAGTCGCTGCCGCCCGAGGAGGCGACCGTCAAGGCGGCTAATGATAGCACTTCGACAACCAAGCCGGAAAACCAGGCCATGCACTTTGACCATCTGTCTGTGGTTTCCGAGGAGACACTAAGCAATCCGGAAATGCAGCTGGCGCAGCAGACGCCGGAGCATCATCTCATGATTTGTACACCCGATCTCAATAGCTCGCAGAGCACCCTGCCCAGCCTGGTGGGTCCACTGACCCCACTAACGCCCGTAGAACAGGTGGCTAATCAGCTTAATGATTTGCAGGCCATGGTGCCTCCGCTCTCCTACTTTGAGAACATACTGTCCCAGCACATGGGCGCCAATACGG TGCTAACGCCAACGCCCGAGCTGGGCACCAGCTCCAGCACGACCACCGGAAACACGATGAAGCATAGCAATGGCTGGGACTACAATTTGCAATCGCCGTTCTCGCAGCGCAAATACTCGAATACATCATCACCGTCACGctcaccgccgccgccgccgctaaCCACCTTTGTGCCCACAAGCACGCTGCAAACCATGCCCAAGATAGCGCTGAATGTGCCAACCACAAATGgagctggcggcggcggcatcaTCGAGACCGTTGCCATAACCACAAACGGCACACAGCAAGCGCTCAATAGCCCAAAGCACTTCTTTGCGCCCATAAAGCCGCGCCTCAAGCTCAACACAGAGCTTGCCAATCGGGGACAGGATGCACTACCGCCGGgctcgccgccgccgccgatgGAGCCCGCAACGCCGTTGCGTGAGCCTCCGGATATATTTGTCAATAATGCGCTCGCCTCACCGTACAAGCGGCCCGGCCCCCGGCTCTCACCACAA ACGGATTCAGTGAATTTGGAGTCATTGCTAAACGATATACAGACAATTTCGGGCGACATTCTGGCCATACAGCTGGAGAAAAGTAAATCGCGGGATAATCTTATAAATGGCAATAACGACAAGGACAAAAGTAAACCGTATCGTTCCGAGATGAACCTCTATTTGCAATACGATGGCACAAATCCGACCATTTCGaacgcagcaacagctactGTGACTGCCAGCAACGCATCCGACtcgagcagcagccacaaGCTGTCGAGTCGCACTCGGTCGCTGGAGCGCGAGCACACGGACAGTCCGGCGCCGCATATGCCGGATCCGATGGCGCCATTTCCGGAAAAGTGCAGCTATCTGGGCTTCGAGCAACTCAATAATCAGGCTGTCGCCGTGAAGCAGTCCCCATCTGGCCAGAAGCCGCCTGTAGGCGTTAAGCCTAGTCTGCCTGCcaagccgccgccgccgctgccaccAGCACGACGTCCGGCCGTGCCCACAGAGCCGCCACCAGAGCCGCCGGCTGGACTGTCGCCCAACAAAAGCCATCTGTACAAATCGCTGGCCACGGCGGCAGCCAAAAGAGCAGTCTTTCGGTCGACGCCAACGCAGCTGACGCGTTCCCTGGATGTTGAGTGCACAGCTGATTCTGCGGCAGCCAACGAG GAGGGGGAGGATGATGAGGAGGCGGCCAAGCCCAAAGGGCGCCGCGTCTCCATTGTGTGTGGCGATGAGCAGCCCGTGGTAAATGATGTTGCGCCCACTGCGCCCACAGCAACAGCTAGCTGTGGCGACCTGACCAGCGCCGCGGCCAGCGTACTCATCCATCCCAGCATTAAGGCCTTTAGGCAGATCAGCCACAGTACGCCCAGTTCTCCACATTCCTCGCGTCGGcgcaccaacagcaacacaatGACAGCTGGGCATGGGGAGGTGACGGGCACAGCCTCAGCGCCGCCCAGCACCACacaccatcatcatcacaGGAAGGAAAGCAGCGATCCGGCGCCCATGACAGCCACAGTCAGCCGCACAAAATGCTCGCGTCGCCACTCGGAGGGCACCGTGCACAGTGTGCATCGCATCAGCAACTCGAgcggtggtgctggtggtcatcatcatcaccacaCGCACCACCATCAGCACAGCAGCCTGATCAACAGCAATCCGCATCATAGCCACCATTCCCATCAGGACAGCAACCATGAGACGGTCACCTCCCAATCCGATCGCAATTCGAATAGTTTTGGATCCTCGCGCGAATCCTCGACCAGCTTCAGCATGCGTTCCAATCGGCGCAAGATCTCTATAAGCTCCCATACGGGCGGCAAGATACCCTGGTGCGGCTGCTGGGGCAATGGGTGTCTCTAA